Below is a window of Candidatus Kinetoplastibacterium oncopeltii TCC290E DNA.
TGCGTTATTTTAAAAAAATATCATTGGTTTTTTTATTATTTTTTGTTTTTATTCTTCTTTTCTTTTTTCTTAAAAAACAAGTAATAAATTATATTGAATTCGAAAAATTAGATAACATCAATAAAATCAATTCATTGGAAGAAAAGATAATAAATCGTGATAATGATTTATTATCTAAGGTTAATAAAGTACTTATTGATATAAAACATAAACAAGATTACTTATTTCACTTGACTAATTCTTCGAAAGATGAATTATTAATAAAGGAAATAGATAGATTGTTATTTATTGCAAACTGTCAGTTGTCTATTGGTAAAAATATTGAAGGCACAGCATCTACGCTGGAGTCTATTATACTATTTGTAAATGAAGTATCTTCTAATAACTTGTTGTTCAAAAAGTTATTAGAAGATATTAAAATAGATTTATCAGCACTACGTAGTATTCGTATTATCGATACTGCGGATAATATGGAAAGATTGAGTAAATTATCGGATCTTATAAAAGCAGGTCTTGCTAATAAAAAATTTTTACCAAGCAATGAATGTGTGAATATTATAGTCGGTACTGAAAATTGCAGTGATAAATCTTTAGTTAGTTACTGGTCATTTTTTACTAATAGAATTTTTGACAATATGAGCAAGATTATGAAATCTTTGATTAACAGATTATCTAATGTCATAGAGTTAAGAAAAGTTGATGATGTGCCAAATTCTAATTATAGAAATATAGATTTGTTACTAATACAGCAAATTTCCATAGCACAGTTTTCTTTGGTTATTAATCAGCCTTTTTTATTAAGATCTAGTATGAATTGTATAATAGAGACAATAAATACGTTTTTTGATATTAATGCTACTAATGTACTGGAAGCCTTAGAGATAGCTAGAGCTATTAATTCTTTAAACATCGAAAATAAACTTCCTGATATATCTAGAAGTTTAAATAGCATAAAAAAATTATGTTATGACTAATCAATTATGGGTACTTGATATATGCGTTCTTGGTTTTATAAACTTCTTATAGTCTGTTGTATTTTTTTGTTAAGTTTATCTTTTCCTGACAATAAGTACAATTATATTGTTGTGGAATTTAATTCCTGGCATCTACGCCTATCAGTACTATCGGCTTTTTTTATAATAATATTACTCAATCTATTGCTTTATTATACATTTAAATTATTTTATTATGTTTTTACTATATTTCCTAGGATCAATTCATATAGAAAAAGGAAATTATTGGAATTTAATAAAAGAAGTATTGAACAGGGATGGCTATTTTTTTTAGAAAATAGGATCGTTGAAGCTTCAGAAATATTTTCAAAATTGGTAAATTCTGATATTGATATCCGATCAAAAATTATCGTTTCATTGTCAGCTGCTAAAGCATATTTTTTGCTAGGCAAAAATGATGAGTCTATGAAAATGATAAGACATGCAGAAGTTCTTTCAAGTAATAGTTCAGAACTAATTGAAGATTTATTAACGTTGAAATCTTCTATTCTTATAGATATGAATTTGCCAGAAGAGGCTGCTGAATGTTTATTAAAACTTAACGATATAATAGACATCCAGTATTCTGTTATTTTGCAATTATCATTGAAAGTAGAAATCATGTTGGGAAATAATATTAAGGCAATTGATCTTGCTAGGTTACTGTTATATGACTACGATATAGATAAAAACTTCTTGTATGATGTAATAAACAAGTCTGGCTCAGAACTTCTGAAAGATATGAAAAACAAAGGTTTGCCATGGAAACAACAATGGAAAAATTTTAGTCAAAATGAACGTTTATTGCCTGAAATAGCTTTAGTTTCTTCTAGGGCTTTTTTTAGTGATGGTGATTATGCAGAATCAGAAAAATTGTTAGAATCAGTTCTTTCAAAGAACCTTAATAATAAGCTTCTTTATGAATACACAAAATGTAAACCAGAGCAAATATCTAGACGTTTATCTAAAGTTGAGTCTTGGATAGATGTTTATGGGGATGATCCAGATTTGTTAAATACACTAGGTATTTTATGCTTACATGCACAGTTATGGGGACAAGCTGATTATTACTTCAACAAAAGTTTAGGGATAAGAGATGATTCTCAAATTCATGTATTATTAAGTATTTTGTATAAATGTCTTAATAAAGTAGAGGAGGCAATATCTCAATTGCTTAAATCCTTAAACTGTAATGATGATTTATTTATTCCAAAAATAATCAATAATAGTTATAAATCTTCAATTGAAGTATTAGCTAATGACTTAAATAACAATGAAATGTTTCAATATTCAGATAAAGAAACAAGTAAAGATAAGCAAGAGATAGATGATCAGTATTTTGATAGTGCGCCTTTACCTGGATTATTTTTTAATGATATAGATGATGGCAAAACAAACAAGAGTTAATCATATACTAAAGTAACAGTGAATTTTTTATTTAAAGGTTTATATTTTTATGAGTTTAAGTAATGTAACATCTGGTGATAATATTCCGGAAGAATTCAATGTGGTTGTAGAGATATCTATGAATTCAATGCCAGTTAAATATGAAGTTGATAAAGAAACTGGTGCTATTTTTGTAGATCGTTTTATCCTGACTTCCATGAATTATCCTTGCAATTATGGATATATACCTAAAACTCTTTCTAAAGATGGCGATCCATCTGATGTTCTTGTAGTTACACCATTTCCCGTACAAGCAGGATCTGTTATTAAATGTAGAGCTATTGGAATGTTAGAAATGGAAGACGAGTCTGGTATTGATTCTAAAATACTGGCACTTCCTATAAGCAGGATATATGCAACATATAGTAATATAAACTCATATACAGATTTCCCAGAAAATGAAATAAAACGCATACAGCATTTTTTTGAGCATTATAAAGATCTTGAAAGAGGAAAATGGGTTAAAATAAAAGGGTGGAAAGACAGTAGAAACGCACATGAAGAGATTTTGAGTAGTATCAAGGCATATAAAATTCAATATAATATATAGATATATAGCTGATTCAGTTAGATATTAATATTTTTA
It encodes the following:
- a CDS encoding heme biosynthesis protein HemY, whose amino-acid sequence is MRSWFYKLLIVCCIFLLSLSFPDNKYNYIVVEFNSWHLRLSVLSAFFIIILLNLLLYYTFKLFYYVFTIFPRINSYRKRKLLEFNKRSIEQGWLFFLENRIVEASEIFSKLVNSDIDIRSKIIVSLSAAKAYFLLGKNDESMKMIRHAEVLSSNSSELIEDLLTLKSSILIDMNLPEEAAECLLKLNDIIDIQYSVILQLSLKVEIMLGNNIKAIDLARLLLYDYDIDKNFLYDVINKSGSELLKDMKNKGLPWKQQWKNFSQNERLLPEIALVSSRAFFSDGDYAESEKLLESVLSKNLNNKLLYEYTKCKPEQISRRLSKVESWIDVYGDDPDLLNTLGILCLHAQLWGQADYYFNKSLGIRDDSQIHVLLSILYKCLNKVEEAISQLLKSLNCNDDLFIPKIINNSYKSSIEVLANDLNNNEMFQYSDKETSKDKQEIDDQYFDSAPLPGLFFNDIDDGKTNKS
- a CDS encoding uroporphyrinogen-III C-methyltransferase → MRYFKKISLVFLLFFVFILLFFFLKKQVINYIEFEKLDNINKINSLEEKIINRDNDLLSKVNKVLIDIKHKQDYLFHLTNSSKDELLIKEIDRLLFIANCQLSIGKNIEGTASTLESIILFVNEVSSNNLLFKKLLEDIKIDLSALRSIRIIDTADNMERLSKLSDLIKAGLANKKFLPSNECVNIIVGTENCSDKSLVSYWSFFTNRIFDNMSKIMKSLINRLSNVIELRKVDDVPNSNYRNIDLLLIQQISIAQFSLVINQPFLLRSSMNCIIETINTFFDINATNVLEALEIARAINSLNIENKLPDISRSLNSIKKLCYD
- the ppa gene encoding inorganic diphosphatase, with protein sequence MSLSNVTSGDNIPEEFNVVVEISMNSMPVKYEVDKETGAIFVDRFILTSMNYPCNYGYIPKTLSKDGDPSDVLVVTPFPVQAGSVIKCRAIGMLEMEDESGIDSKILALPISRIYATYSNINSYTDFPENEIKRIQHFFEHYKDLERGKWVKIKGWKDSRNAHEEILSSIKAYKIQYNI